The nucleotide window TGCCGCTGACCTACTCGATCGCCAACGGCATCGGCGTCGGATTCATCTCCTGGGCGCTCATCCACGCCATGAGCAAGCGCGCTCGCGATGTGCACTGGCTGCTGTGGGTCGTCTCCGCAGGATTCGTCCTGTACTTCGTTCGCGGCCCGATATCGGCTATCTTGGGAGCGTGAGCATTGTGGTTGGGAACACAGCGTGGCAGGAAGGCCAGATCGCACACGGGGTATGAACCTCGAGGCGATGGCCTCAATATTGCGTTCTTCGGCGCTGTTCGCATGGATAACCAGAAGCCGCGAAGAACGAAGCACCTGTTCCAACCATGCACGGTGCGCCTCAGGGAAGAGGCGCAGGAGGTATGAAGCCGGATGTCCGCAACGACGACGGATCACACAGCTGCCGAAGTGACCATCAACGGAGCCGCCACCAGATTTGACGGCCCACCCCATACGAATGCGCTCGACTTCCTGCGCGGTCAGGGACTGACCGCAGCGAAGGAAGGCTGCGCCGAAGGCGAATGCGGGGCCTGCGCCATCCTCGTCGCCCGCCCCGATGAGACCGGCGGAACCCGCTGGACCTCCGTGAACTCCTGCCTGCTGCCGGCCGCAGCACTCGACGGGGGAGAGGTCGTCACCGCCGAAGGACTCGCCACAGGCGACACAGTCCACCCCGTCCAAGAAGAGATGGCCGTGCGCGGCGGTTCCCAGTGCGGATACTGCACCCCCGGCTTCATCTCCTCGATGGCCGCCGAATACTACCGTCCCGAACGCGGCGCCGATGCAGCCGAGAATGCTGCAGCCGCCGGTGCTGCCGGCGACGCCCATGAGGATCATCAGTGCGGGCCGAACGGATTCGACCTCCACTCCCTGTCCGGCAACCTCTGCCGCTGCACCGGCTACCGCCCCATCCGCGATGCCGCGTACTCCCTCGGACAGCCGAGCGAGGACGATGCGCTCGCCGCCCGCCGAGACCGGCCGGCACCGGCCGCCGTGCCCACCGACTACCGACGCGCTGACACCGCGACAGGCACGATCGGCCGCTACCGCCGCCCGGCCACCCTCGCCGAGGCGGTCGAGATCCTCAGCAGCGAACCCGAAGTCACCGTCGTGGCAGGGGCCACCGACTGGGGCGTCGAGGTCAACATCAAGGGAGCACGGGCCAAGAACGTCCTCGCCGTCGACCGGTTGGACGAGATGCGCGGCGTCCGCCGCACCTCCGACCACATCGAACTCGGCGCCTCCCACACCCTGTCCGAACTCGAACGCGAACTCGCAGGCGACATTCCGCTGCTGGGCAAACTGTTCCCCCAGTTCGCCTCCCGCCTCATCCGCAACGGAGCGACGATCGGCGGCAACCTCGGCACCGGTTCACCCATCGGCGACACCCCGCCGGCGCTGCTCGCCCTCGAAGCCGAACTCGTGCTCACCTCGGTGCGCGGCGAACGCAGCGTGGCACTGGCCGACTACTTCACCGGCTACCGGCAGACCATCCGAGACGCCGATGAGCTCATCACCGCCATCCGCATCCCGCTGCCGCTGTCGCCGCTGACCTCGTTCCAGAAGATCGCCAAACGCCGCTTCGACGACATCTCGTCCGTGGCCATCGGCTACGCCGTCGACGTCCGCGACGGACAGATCGCCAAGGCCCGCATCGGCCTCGGCGGAGTCGCAGCGACCCCGCTGCGGGCACGTGCCACCGAAGCCATGCTCGAAGGCCGGCCGTGGAGTCTGGAGACCGTGCACGCGGCAGCCGAGACCCTCGCCGGCGAAGGAACACCGATGGACGACCACCGTGCGAGCGCAAAGTACCGGACCGCGATGCTGCGGTCCTCGCTCGAACGCTTCTACGCCGAACAGCTCGGCCGCACGTCCGTGACCAGCAAGGAGGTCAAGTGATGAGTCAGCTCTCGCAGCGTCCCGCCGACCCGATCGTCGGCGAACGCCACCACCATGAAAGCGCCTTCGGCCACGTCACCGGCTCAGCGCTCTACACCGATGATCTCGTCGGTCGCCTCACCGGCGTCCTCCACGCCTACCCCGTGCAGTCGACGACCGCGCACGCCCGGCTGCTCTCCCTCGATGTTCAGCCCGCCTACGGCGTGCCGGGAGTCGTGCGCGTCATCACCGCCGCCGACATCCCGGGGGTCAACGACCAGGGCGTCAAGCACGATGAGCCGATGCTGCCGACCGATGAGATCATGTTCTTCGGTCAGCCCCTGGCATGGGTGCTCGGCGAAGACCTCGAAGCCGCGAAGGAAGGTGCGGCCGCAGTGGTCGCCGAGGTCGAGGACCTCCCCTCGCTGGTGAGCGTCCGCGACGCAATCGCGGCCGACAGCTACCACGGGAAGCCGCTCTACATCGACAAGGGCGAGGTCGACTCGGCCTTCGCCGATGCCGCCCACGTCTTCGACGGCGAATTCGAGTTCGCCGGGCAGGAGCACTTCTACCTCGAGACGCAGGCCTGCCTGGCACATGTGGATGAGAACGGGCAGATCTTCGTCCAGTCCTCGACTCAGCACCCCA belongs to Brevibacterium spongiae and includes:
- a CDS encoding xanthine dehydrogenase small subunit, translated to MSATTTDHTAAEVTINGAATRFDGPPHTNALDFLRGQGLTAAKEGCAEGECGACAILVARPDETGGTRWTSVNSCLLPAAALDGGEVVTAEGLATGDTVHPVQEEMAVRGGSQCGYCTPGFISSMAAEYYRPERGADAAENAAAAGAAGDAHEDHQCGPNGFDLHSLSGNLCRCTGYRPIRDAAYSLGQPSEDDALAARRDRPAPAAVPTDYRRADTATGTIGRYRRPATLAEAVEILSSEPEVTVVAGATDWGVEVNIKGARAKNVLAVDRLDEMRGVRRTSDHIELGASHTLSELERELAGDIPLLGKLFPQFASRLIRNGATIGGNLGTGSPIGDTPPALLALEAELVLTSVRGERSVALADYFTGYRQTIRDADELITAIRIPLPLSPLTSFQKIAKRRFDDISSVAIGYAVDVRDGQIAKARIGLGGVAATPLRARATEAMLEGRPWSLETVHAAAETLAGEGTPMDDHRASAKYRTAMLRSSLERFYAEQLGRTSVTSKEVK